A portion of the Ricinus communis isolate WT05 ecotype wild-type chromosome 10, ASM1957865v1, whole genome shotgun sequence genome contains these proteins:
- the LOC8269723 gene encoding probable F-box protein At2g36090, with protein sequence MASSLKQPPKTTVESGGCSATISTVHQDILQTHILTRLDGPALASTSCTSTELNSLSSQRSLWSNLCSSTWPSTNSPRVREIISSFPGGPRSFFSSCFPLIIHSNSINPSTASFPSEIISAVDIHYKNELIFSRVVETETESSWFKCSPFRIDMLDPKDTCQTVIPRPQNEEDHFALADELTLTWILIDPAGKRAMNLSSYKTVSVQRHWLSGEVHARFGLVLGGERRGGGGSSSSLQIVQCVILVTCGGGTQGGGMHVREVSLQIEDMDGMFLNGKESLGILHCSFEGKKGIKGRMGEEGKRMHERFLEMKRERKERKLRTEGTLDILCVTFGVLVFASLALLVFLK encoded by the coding sequence ATGGCTTCCTCCTTAAAACAGCCTCCCAAAACCACCGTAGAAAGCGGCGGCTGCTCCGCCACGATCTCCACCGTCCACCAAGACATACTCCAAACACACATCTTAACACGGCTAGACGGTCCCGCCTTAGCCTCCACCTCTTGTACATCAACAGAGCTCAACTCTCTCTCTTCGCAACGAAGTCTCTGGTCCAACCTTTGTTCCTCCACGTGGCCTTCTACTAACTCGCCACGTGTCCGGGAAATCATCTCCTCCTTTCCCGGCGGCCCTCGCTCCTTCTTCTCCTCGTGCTTCCCTCTTATAATCCACTCTAACTCTATCAATCCCAGCACGGCATCGTTTCCGTCAGAAATAATCTCAGCCGTTGATATTCACTACAAAAACGAACTCATTTTTAGTAGAGTCGTGGAGACAGAGACTGAATCAAGCTGGTTTAAGTGTTCGCCTTTTAGAATTGACATGCTTGACCCTAAGGACACGTGTCAGACGGTGATTCCACGTCCTCAGAATGAGGAAGATCATTTTGCACTAGCTGATGAGTTAACGCTGACATGGATTTTGATTGATCCAGCTGGAAAAAGAGCCATGAATTTATCAAGCTATAAAACGGTATCGGTCCAAAGGCATTGGTTGAGCGGTGAAGTGCACGCGCGGTTCGGTTTGGTTTTGGGTGGAGAgagaagaggaggaggaggatcATCGTCGTCGTTGCAGATTGTGCAGTGTGTAATATTAGTCACGTGCGGTGGAGGGACTCAAGGGGGAGGGATGCACGTGAGGGAAGTGAGTTTGCAAATTGAGGATATGGATGGAATGTTTTTGAATGGGAAGGAAAGTTTGGGAATTTTGCACTGTTCATTTGAGGGTAAAAAGGGGATTAAAGGAAGAATGGGGGAGGAAGGAAAGAGAATGCACGAGAGGTTTTTGGaaatgaaaagagaaaggaaagagagaaaattaagAACTGAAGGCACTTTAGATATTCTTTGCGTTACTTTTGGGGTCTTAGTCTTTGCTTCTCTTGCTTTActtgttttcttaaaataa
- the LOC8269727 gene encoding casparian strip membrane protein 2 codes for MMKSDSVAIDVPESSSVAKRKAPFMANIRDENGGYKKGLAIFDFILRLGAIAAALGAASTMGTSDETLPFFTQFFQFNAGYDDFPTFQFFVIAMAMVAGYLVLSLPFSIVSICRPHAAGPRILLFILDTVALTLNAAAGAAAADIVYLAHNGNQTTNWLAICLQFGDFCREVSGSVVASFAYRS; via the exons ATGATGAAGAGCGACTCAGTAGCAATTGATGTGCCGGAATCTAGCTCTGTGGCTAAACGGAAAGCACCTTTCATGGCAAATATTAGAGATGAAAATGGTGGCTACAAGAAAGGACTTGCAATTTTTGATTTCATTCTCAGGCTAGGTGCTATAGCCGCTGCTCTTGGTGCTGCTTCTACCATGGGAACTAGTGATGAAACCCTTCCTTTCTTCACTCAGTTCTTCCAGTTCAACGCTGGTTATGATGATTTTCCCACTTTTCA GTTTTTTGTCATTGCAATGGCAATGGTTGCTGGATACCTAGTTCTTTCTCTTCCATTCTCTATAGTATCCATCTGTCGTCCTCATGCAGCTGGACCAAGAATCCTACTCTTCATTTTGGACACT GTGGCACTTACTTTAAACGCCGCAGCTGGCGCAGCCGCAGCAGACATAGTCTACTTGGCTCATAATGGCAATCAAACCACAAATTGGCTGGCTATCTGCCTACAGTTCGGAGACTTCTGCAGGGAAGTTAGTGGATCAGTGGTGGCATCGTTTGCATACAGAAGTTAG
- the LOC8269724 gene encoding small RNA-binding protein 11, chloroplastic gives MMTAMRRIAGKSAATISTSPSLFVSYRGIATKLFVGGLSFYTTDKGLTEAFSQYGQVVEATIVSDRVLDRSKGFGFVTFASEDEAHNALSEMNGKTLNGRVIYVDYAKPRTDSRNEVPIARGPPEPS, from the exons ATGATGACGGCTATGAGGAGAATCGCGGGAAAAAGCGCTGCTACTATATCAACCTCTCCTTCTCTTTTCGTTTCCTACCGTGGCATAGCTACTAAGCTCTTCGTGGGAg GACTGTCATTTTACACAACAGATAAGGGATTAACGGAAGCCTTTTCTCAATATGGTCAAGTAGTTGAAG CTACAATTGTAAGTGACAGAGTCCTGGACAGATCAAAAGGTTTTGGTTTTGTTACTTTTGCATCTGAAGATGAAGCTCACAACGCTCTAAGTGAAATGAACGGAAAG ACATTAAATGGGAGGGTTATCTACGTGGATTATGCAAAGCCTAGAACTGATTCTCGAAATGAAGTGCCAATTGCCAGAGGACCTCCTGAACCATCTTAA
- the LOC8269725 gene encoding mRNA-decapping enzyme-like protein → MSQTGKLMPNLDQQSTKMLNLTVLQRIDPFIEEILITAAHVTFYEFNIESNQWSRKDVEGSLFVVKRNTQPRFQFIVMNRRNTENLVENLLGDFEYEVQVPYLLYRNAAQEVNGIWFYNSRECEEVANLFTRILNAYSKVPPKSKVPSSKSEFEELEAVPSMSVIEGPLEPSSTASAATDGPEDSSFESFFTAATNIGSSASNLANSRQPYPSPATVPLSSHAPNIVLPPSQTPQIPTLSLSPLPASVTIRETPDPISSSNRVTNLVKPSSFFTPPSSSAPVAPPISSAVPTAPSLHPPLNLQRPYGTPMLQPFPPPTPPPSLTPSSATTMPVINRDKVRDALLTLVQDDQFIDLFYQALLKVHHS, encoded by the exons atgtctCAAACGGGAAAATTGATGCCAAATCTAGATCAACAGAGCACTAAGATGCTTAATCTCACTGTTCTTCAAAGAATCGATCCTTTTATTGAAGAGATTTTGATTACTGCTGCTCATGTCACTTTCTATGAGTTCAATATCGAGAGTAACCAGTGG AGTCGAAAAGACGTTGAAGGATCTCTATTTGTTGTTAAGAG GAATACTCAACCGCGGTTTCAGTTTATTGTAATGAATCGGCGAAATACAG AAAACCTAGTAGAGAATTTATTGGGCGATTTCGAGTATGAAGTTCAAGTTCCATATCTATTATATCGAAATGCAGCCCAAGAAGTCAATGGTATTTGGTTTTACAATTCACGTGAATGTGAAGAAGTTGCTAATCTCTTTACTAg GATACTTAATGCATACTCAAAAGTTCCTCCAAAGTCAAAGGTACCATCGAGCAAAAG TGAATTTGAGGAACTTGAAGCAGTCCCAAGCATGTCAGTGATTGAAGGCCCCCTGGAACCTTCATCAACTGCCTCTGCTGCCACTGATGGTCCTGAAGATTCTTCGTTTGAGAGTTTCTTTACT GCGGCCACAAATATCGGAAGTAGTGCATCTAATTTAGCAAATTCTAGACAACCTTATCCTTCTCCAGCCACTGTCCCATTATCCTCCCATGCTCCTAATATTGTTCTCCCTCCTTCACAAACTCCACAAATACCAACCCTTTCTCTTTCCCCTTTGCCTGCTTCAGTAACCATTCGTGAGACTCCTGATCCAATCAGCAGTAGCAATCGTGTTACTAATCTTGTGAAACCCTCTTCATTTTTTACTCCACCTTCTTCATCTGCACCGGTGGCTCCACCTATCTCTTCAGCCGTGCCTACTGCGCCCTCCCTTCATCCTCCTCTAAACCTGCAACGCCCATATGGTACCCCAATGCTTCAACCTTTTCCACCTCCGACTCCACCGCCATCTCTTACTCCTAGTTCTGCTACCACTATGCCTGTTATTAACAGAGATAAAGTCCGTGATGCACTTTTAACACTTGTTCAG GATGATCAATTTATTGACTTGTTTTACCAAGCACTGCTGAAGGTGCATCACTCTTGA
- the LOC8269726 gene encoding casparian strip membrane protein 1, with protein MSTTIEIPAESSAVAKGKAPLIGASSSSYEKKGGYKKGIAIFDFILRLGAVISALSAAATMGTSDETLPFFTQFFQFEAGYDDFPTFQFFVIAMGFVGGYLVLSLPFSVVAIIRPHAVGIRLLLLILDTVALTLNTAAAAAAAAIVYLAHNGNQSANWLAVCQQFGDFCQKVSGGVVASFVSVLVFLLLVVMSAVALRKH; from the exons ATGTCAACGACAATTGAAATCCCTGCTGAATCAAGTGCTGTTGCTAAGGGCAAAGCACCTCTCATTGGAGCTTCCTCTAGCAGCTATGAAAAGAAAGGAGGATACAAGAAGGGGATTGCCATTTTTGACTTCATTTTGAGGCTTGGTGCTGTAATTTCTGCCCTTTCTGCTGCTGCTACAATGGGAACCAGTGATGAAACTCTTCCTTTCTTCACACAGTTCTTTCAGTTTGAAGCTGGCTATGATGATTTCCCCACATTCCA GTTCTTTGTCATTGCCATGGGATTCGTCGGAGGCTACTTAGTCCTTTCCCTTCCCTTTTCAGTCGTGGCCATTATTCGCCCACATGCTGTTGGAATTAGACTCCTCCTCCTTATTTTGGACACT GTGGCACTAACTCTAAACACTGCTGCTGCTGCCGCGGCCGCCGCCATTGTCTACTTAGCACACAATGGCAACCAAAGTGCAAACTGGCTTGCTGTGTGCCAACAGTTTGGTGATTTCTGCCAGAAAGTTAGTGGGGGAGTAGTGGCATCATTTGTTTCAGTTCTTGTCTTCTTGTTGTTAGTTGTGATGTCTGCTGTGGCTCTTCGAAAGCACTAA